In Ailuropoda melanoleuca isolate Jingjing chromosome 11, ASM200744v2, whole genome shotgun sequence, a genomic segment contains:
- the SMARCAD1 gene encoding SWI/SNF-related matrix-associated actin-dependent regulator of chromatin subfamily A containing DEAD/H box 1 isoform X3 yields MSKTNGLSEDLIWHCKTLIQERDVVIRLMNKCEDISNKLTKQVTMLTGNGGGWNIEQPSILNQSLSLKPYQKVGLNWLALVHKHGLNGILADEMGLGKTIQAIAFLAYLYQEGNKGPHLIVVPASTIDNWLREVNLWCPTLKVLCYYGSQEERKQIRYNIHSKYEEYNVIVTTYNCAISSSDDRSLFRRLKLNYAIFDEGHMLKNMGSIRYQHLMTINANNRLLLTGTPVQNNLLELMSLLNFVMPHMFSSSTSEIRRMFSSKTKSADEQSIYEKERIAHAKQIIKPFILRRVKEEVLKQLPPKKDQIELCAMSEKQEQLYLGLFNRLKKSINNMEKNTEMCNVMMQLRKMANHPLLHRQYYTAEKLKEMSQLMLKEPTHCEANPDLIFEDMEVMTDFELHVLCKQYRHINNFQLDMDLILDSGKFRVLGCILSELKQKGDRVVLFSQFTMMLDILEVLLKHHQHRYLRLDGKTQISERIHLIDEFNTDMDIFVFLLSTKAGGLGINLTSANVVILHDIDCNPYNDKQAEDRCHRVGQTKEVLVIKLISQGTIEESMLKINQQKLKLEQDMTTVDEGDEGSMPADIATLLKTSMGL; encoded by the exons ATGTCCAAAACTAATGGCTTATCAGAAGATTTGATATGGCATTGTAAAACACTGATCCAAGAAAGGGATGTAGTTATAAGACTTATGAACAAATGTgaagacatttcaaataaattgaCAAAACAAGTTACCATGCTCACTGGAAATGGAGGTGGATGGAACATAGAACAACCCTCCATTCTAAACCAGAG TTTGTCACTCAAGCCCTATCAGAAGGTTGGTTTGAATTGGTTGGCATTGGTACATAAACATGGACTTAATGGCATTTTGGCAGATGAAATG ggCCTAGGAAAAACTATTCAAGCCATTGCATTCCTGGCATACCTCTATCAGGAGGGTAATAAAGGTCCTCATTTGATCGTTGTTCCAGCATCAACTATAG ACAACTGGTTAAGAGAAGTTAATTTATGGTGCCCCACTTTAAAGGTGCTCTGTTACTATG GCTCTCAAGAAGAACGTAAACAGATCAGATACAACATCCATAGTAAATATGAAGAGTATAATGTAATTGTGACCAC GTATAATTGTGCAATCAGCAGTTCTGATGATCGTAGTCTATTTCGACGGCTGAAACTTAATTACGCGATTTTTGATGAGGGCCATATGCTGAAGAATATGGGCTCCATCCGCTACCAGCACCTTATGACAATTAAT GCAAATAACCGTTTGCTGCTCACAGGCACACCTGTACAGAATAATCTGTTGGAGCTCATGTCACTGTTGAATTTCGTTATGCCACACATGTTTAGTAGTAGCACCAGTGAAATACGaagaatgttttcttctaaaacg aaatcAGCAGATGAGCAAAGTATATATGAAAAGGAGAGAATAGCACACgcaaaacaaattataaaaccGTTTATTCTCAGAAGGGTAAAAGAAGAG gtTCTCAAGCAGCTACCCCCCAAGAAAGACCAAATTGAATTGTGTGCAATGTCAGAGAAACAGGAGCAGCTCTATTTGGGTCTTTTCAACAGATTGAAAAAATCTATCAATAACATGG aaaaaaacacagaaatgtgcAATGTCATGATGCAATTGAGGAAAATGGCCAATCATCCTTTATTACATCGCCAATATTACACAGCTGAAAAGCTCAAGGAAATGTCTCAGCTTATGCTAAAG gaacCTACACATTGTGAGGCTAACCCTGACTTGATCTTTGAAGATATGGAAGTTATGACAGACTTTGAATTACATGTACTTTGTAAACAGTATCGACATATTAATAACTTCCAATTAGACATGGACTTGATTTTAGATTCTGGAAAATTCCGAGTTTTAGGATGCATCTTGTCTGAGTTGAAACAGAAG GGTGATAGAGTTGTATTATTTAGCCAATTTACCATGATGCTGGATATTTTAGAGGTTCTCTTAAAACATCATCAGCATAGGTACCTCAGATTAGATGGGAAGACTCAGATTTCTGAAAG GATTCACCTAATTGACGAGTTTAATACCGATATGGATATCTTTGTGTTTCTGCTGTCAACAAAAGCTGGTGgcctaggaataaacctcacTTCAGCGAATGTTGTTATACTCCATGATATTGACTGTAACCCATACAATGACAAAcaagcagaagacagatgccATAGAGTAGGCCAGACTAA aGAAGTActagttataaaattaataagccaGGGGACAATTGAAGAATCCATGCTAAAAATTAACCAACAGAAATTGAAACTAGAACAAGATATGACCACAGTCGATGAAG GTGACGAAGGGAGTATGCCAGCAGATATAGCCACATTACTAAAAACGTCAATGGGCCTGTGA